From the genome of Allorhodopirellula heiligendammensis:
CGACACCACGCAAAATCTGTTTATTGAGGGGGACAACCTGGAAGCACTGAAGCTGTTGCAGGAAACGTACCTGGGCAAGGTCAAGATGATCTACATCGATCCACCGTACAACACTGGAAATGACTTTGTATACGATGACAGTTTTGAGATGCCCGAGGATGAGTACCTGTCTCTAACGGATCAAAGGGATGTGGAAGGCAACAGATTGATCCTGAACCCTGAAAGCAATGGGCGTTTCCACTCTGATTGGCTAACGATGCTGTGCCCGCGACTTAAGATCGCAAAGCAATTACTGGATGACGATGGAATTATATTTATTTCCATTGATGACGGAGAGCTGGCGAACTTACAGAAACTTTGCGATCAAATTTTCGGTTCACGTTGCTTTCTAGGATCAATCACCGTCGTAAGCAACCTTAAGGGGCGAAGTGATGATAGACACTTCGCAACTGCACACAATCAGATGCTTGCTTATGGGAAGGCACGTTTTGAAACACGAGGGGTCGAGCTTCCCGAAGAATACATCGCAGGCTACCCGGATATGGACGAGAGCGGACGTCGGTACCGCCTTCAGGGACTTCGTAAGAGAGGCTCTGGTGCTCGTCGAGAAGATCGCCCAAATATGTTCTACCCTTTCTATGTCGACCCAAAGACTGGCGGTGTTAGCATGTCTAAAGGCGATGGTAATTCCATAGAAATTTTGCCAAAACTATCCGATGGAACGGACGGTCGATGGCGATGGGGGCGAGATACGGCTTCGAAGCGACTGGATGAGTTGAAGTCACGGCAAGTCAGCGGGACAGAGCGATGGGACGTATTTCAAATCGATTATCTGCAGTCGGGCGATGGGTTAAAACGCATTATTCCTAAGAGTGTCTGGATTGGGCCAGAGTTCGCAAATGAAAGCGGGACGCTTCAAGTTAAAAAGTTACTGGGAAAGGGTGTTTTTGAAACGCCCAAGCCACTGGGTCTCGTGAAGTACATGCTCCAGCAATCGCTGCGCGATGGGATCGTTCTGGATTTTTTTGCGGGGTCGGGTACTACAGCTCACGCGACGATGGACCAAAACCTCTACGATAATGGACGGCGGAGGTTTATATTGGTTCAAATCGCAGAGCCATGCAGTGAGGACAGTGTCGCGAAACGCAGCGGATTTGCCACTGTCGCGGATATCACGAAAGCTCGAATCGTGAAGGCCTCCAAAGAGATCGCTGCTTCTGGTCAATTGAATTCTCAAAACTGTGACTTGGGGTTCCGCGTCCTCAAAATCGACTCCTCCAACATGAAGGACGTTTACTACTCGCCCGCCGACACGTCGCAGGCGATGCTGGGTGGGTTGGTCGATAACATCAAGCCGGATCGCACTGGCGAGGATCTGTTATTCCAGGTTCTGCTGGACTGCGGCGTCGACTTGGGGCTGCCCATCAAGACTGAGGTGATCGACAACTGCGAGGTGTTCTTTGTCAACGAGACTGAGCACGCTGCCCCCGACCTCGTCGCGTGCTTCGACGCCGACATCCCCGAGTCACTCGTAAAGACCATCGCCGCCAGATCCCCGCTGCGGGCCGTGTTCCGCGACGGGTGCTTCGCGACCGACGCCGACAAGATCAACGTCGAGCAGGTTTTCAAGCAAATGTCGCCGCAAACGCAATTAAGGAGTCTGTGATGCCGCGAGCATTGGGCGAACTTGAAAGCATCCTGCATGGCTTGATCGACAACTGGGAAAACGAAGTCGTCGAGTTCAAGGCAGTGGGCGATTCGTACTCGACATCGGACATCGGCAAGTACGTTTCTGCATTGTCCAATGAAGCCAACCTTCGCTGCGTGGACACGGCCTGGTTGGTGTTTGGCGTGGATAACAAGACACGAGAAGTTGTGGACTCGTCTTATCGCCGCGATCAAGAGCGATTGCATAGCCTGAAAAAGCAGGTCGCTGATGGCTCATCGCCTTCGCTGACGTTTCGTGAGATCCACGAGATTGTCGTCGATGGTGCGCGTGTGCTGATGCTGGAGATTCCGCCTGCCCCGCGTGGTGTCCCGATCAGTTGGAATGGTCATTTCTATGCACGTGCCAACGAAAGCCTCGCCGCGCTCACAGACGACAAGCGAGACGAGATTCGCAACCAGACATTGACCCAGGATTGGACGGCAGCGATCGTGCCCGATGCCGAGCGTCGTCATCTTTCCAACGAAGCGGTCGAAAAGGCAAAGGCGAACTTTTCAATCCGGCACAAAAGCATCTTTACCGCCGACGAGGTCAAGCATTGGGACGAGGCGACCTTCCTTGATCGTGCCGGTCTGACCGTCGATGGTCAGATCACTCGCACCGCTTTGTTGTTGGTTGGCGAAA
Proteins encoded in this window:
- a CDS encoding site-specific DNA-methyltransferase, coding for MPEKLKMHSPDLVQSNIDRIAELFPNCLTEAEGDDGQITRKIDFDLLRQELSGEIVEGPLERYQLNWPGKREAMLAANAPIAKTLRPCREESVDFDTTQNLFIEGDNLEALKLLQETYLGKVKMIYIDPPYNTGNDFVYDDSFEMPEDEYLSLTDQRDVEGNRLILNPESNGRFHSDWLTMLCPRLKIAKQLLDDDGIIFISIDDGELANLQKLCDQIFGSRCFLGSITVVSNLKGRSDDRHFATAHNQMLAYGKARFETRGVELPEEYIAGYPDMDESGRRYRLQGLRKRGSGARREDRPNMFYPFYVDPKTGGVSMSKGDGNSIEILPKLSDGTDGRWRWGRDTASKRLDELKSRQVSGTERWDVFQIDYLQSGDGLKRIIPKSVWIGPEFANESGTLQVKKLLGKGVFETPKPLGLVKYMLQQSLRDGIVLDFFAGSGTTAHATMDQNLYDNGRRRFILVQIAEPCSEDSVAKRSGFATVADITKARIVKASKEIAASGQLNSQNCDLGFRVLKIDSSNMKDVYYSPADTSQAMLGGLVDNIKPDRTGEDLLFQVLLDCGVDLGLPIKTEVIDNCEVFFVNETEHAAPDLVACFDADIPESLVKTIAARSPLRAVFRDGCFATDADKINVEQVFKQMSPQTQLRSL